A region from the Thauera humireducens genome encodes:
- a CDS encoding glutamate synthase subunit beta yields the protein MGKPTGFMEYQRLSEAYEPVGKRLKNYKEFVVRLSDEQASIQGARCMDCGIPFCNNGCPVNNIIPDWNDLVYRGHWREAIEVLHSTNNFPEFTGRICPAPCEAACTLNINTEAVGIKSIEHAIIDKAWEEGWVVPQVADVRTGRKVAVVGSGPAGLAAAQQLARAGHDVTVFEKNDRIGGLLRYGIPDFKMEKWLIDRRVEQMQAEGVVFRTGVLVAAKEMPAGIVSDAREVVSAEQLQKDFDAVVLAGGAEVPRDLPVPGRELGGVHFALEFLIPQNKQVAGDKPNPISAKGKHVVVIGGGDTGSDCVGTSNRHGAASVTQFELMPMPPEEENKPLTWPYWPTKLRTSSSHEEGCERDFAVATKEFIGKNGKVKALKACRLEWKDGRMSEVPGSEFEIKADLVLFAMGFTQPVGGVLEAFGVGKDARGNARATTDGEGCYATNVPKVFAAGDMRRGQSLVVWAIREGRQCARAVDEFLMGESLLPR from the coding sequence ATGGGCAAACCAACTGGTTTCATGGAGTATCAGCGCCTGTCGGAGGCCTACGAGCCGGTCGGCAAGCGCCTGAAGAACTACAAGGAATTCGTCGTTCGCCTGAGCGACGAGCAGGCGTCGATCCAGGGCGCGCGTTGCATGGACTGCGGTATCCCGTTCTGCAACAACGGCTGCCCGGTCAACAACATCATTCCGGACTGGAACGACCTCGTGTATCGCGGCCACTGGCGCGAAGCGATCGAGGTGCTGCACTCCACCAACAACTTCCCGGAGTTCACCGGCCGCATCTGCCCCGCGCCCTGCGAGGCAGCGTGCACGCTGAACATCAACACCGAGGCGGTGGGCATCAAGTCGATCGAGCACGCGATCATCGACAAGGCCTGGGAAGAAGGCTGGGTGGTGCCGCAGGTTGCGGATGTCAGGACCGGCAGGAAGGTCGCCGTGGTCGGCTCTGGCCCGGCGGGCCTCGCGGCCGCGCAGCAACTGGCCCGTGCCGGCCATGACGTGACGGTGTTCGAGAAGAACGACCGCATCGGTGGGCTGCTGCGCTACGGCATCCCCGACTTCAAGATGGAGAAGTGGCTGATCGATCGCCGCGTCGAGCAGATGCAGGCCGAAGGCGTCGTGTTCCGTACCGGTGTGCTGGTGGCGGCCAAGGAAATGCCGGCCGGCATTGTCAGTGACGCCAGGGAAGTGGTCAGCGCCGAGCAACTGCAGAAGGACTTCGATGCCGTGGTGCTGGCGGGCGGCGCCGAAGTACCGCGCGACCTGCCGGTGCCGGGCCGCGAACTCGGGGGCGTGCATTTCGCGCTCGAGTTCCTGATCCCGCAGAACAAGCAGGTCGCCGGTGACAAACCCAATCCGATCTCGGCCAAGGGCAAGCACGTGGTGGTGATTGGCGGTGGCGACACCGGCTCCGACTGCGTCGGCACGTCCAACCGCCACGGCGCGGCGAGCGTGACCCAGTTCGAACTGATGCCGATGCCGCCCGAGGAGGAGAACAAGCCGCTGACCTGGCCTTACTGGCCGACCAAGCTGCGCACCTCGTCCTCGCACGAGGAAGGCTGCGAGCGCGACTTCGCCGTCGCCACCAAGGAGTTCATCGGCAAGAATGGCAAGGTCAAGGCGCTCAAGGCCTGTCGCCTGGAGTGGAAGGACGGCAGGATGTCCGAGGTGCCGGGTTCCGAGTTCGAGATCAAGGCCGACCTGGTCCTGTTCGCGATGGGCTTCACCCAGCCGGTGGGCGGCGTGCTCGAGGCCTTTGGCGTCGGCAAGGACGCGCGTGGCAATGCCAGGGCGACGACCGATGGCGAAGGCTGCTACGCCACCAACGTGCCGAAGGTGTTTGCTGCGGGTGACATGCGTCGCGGCCAGTCACTGGTGGTGTGGGCGATCAGGGAGGGGCGCCAGTGCGCCCGCGCGGTGGATGAGTTCCTGATGGGCGAGAGCCTGTTGCCGAGGTAA
- a CDS encoding ABC transporter substrate-binding protein: protein MAIVSGYAAAKDQVVFGITLEPDRLDPTSAPAAAIGEVVHYNVLEGLVKIEENGQTSPMLAESWDMSVDGRTYTFRLRPGVRFHDGQAFDSAAVKFSFERARRPDSGNKSRKKLFDKIERISTPDPLTVVLVLRHPDPHLLYRLGESPAVILHPASADRAMAAPIGTGPFRFERWDKGHSITLVKWPDYRDADAVRLQRAVFRFTNSFVDKVELPPEVDVFFNFATKTVLRNRLNERYQVLIGGSSSKALLAINNRHKPLDDVRVRRAINHAIDRAAVIQHILDGRGSAIGSHFSPTEIGYLHLADRYPHDPGRARALLAEAGIEGRLRLKLSLPPTPYARDGGQLLVQQLAAIGIDTDVELVSWAEWLNGAFKGDFELTLINHVEPLDYDIYTDPSYYFGYDSADFRALVEAHRNADNPRQRNRLLADIQRKLADDAVNAWIYAPQVSTVARKGLEGLWVNYPIYVHDLAALRWR, encoded by the coding sequence ATGGCAATTGTTTCAGGATACGCTGCTGCGAAAGACCAGGTCGTGTTCGGGATCACGCTGGAACCCGACCGGCTCGATCCGACCAGCGCGCCTGCAGCGGCAATCGGCGAAGTCGTGCACTACAACGTGCTGGAGGGGCTTGTAAAGATCGAAGAGAACGGCCAGACAAGCCCGATGCTTGCGGAATCCTGGGACATGTCGGTCGACGGCAGGACCTACACCTTCCGGTTGCGGCCCGGCGTGCGCTTTCACGACGGACAGGCGTTCGATTCGGCCGCAGTGAAGTTCTCGTTCGAGCGCGCCCGACGACCCGATTCCGGCAACAAGTCGCGAAAAAAACTGTTCGACAAGATCGAGCGCATCAGCACTCCCGACCCGCTCACGGTCGTGCTGGTGCTGCGTCATCCCGATCCTCACCTGCTGTATCGCCTCGGCGAGAGCCCCGCGGTGATCCTGCATCCCGCCAGCGCCGATCGCGCCATGGCCGCCCCGATCGGCACCGGGCCCTTCCGCTTCGAGCGATGGGACAAGGGGCACTCGATCACGCTCGTCAAATGGCCTGACTACCGCGACGCCGATGCCGTCCGCCTGCAGCGCGCGGTGTTCCGCTTCACCAACTCCTTCGTCGACAAAGTCGAGCTGCCACCCGAAGTGGATGTGTTCTTCAACTTCGCCACAAAAACGGTTCTGCGCAACCGGCTGAACGAACGCTATCAGGTACTCATCGGCGGCTCGAGCAGCAAGGCACTGCTCGCGATCAACAACCGCCACAAACCGCTCGACGACGTCCGCGTACGCCGCGCGATCAACCATGCCATCGATCGTGCCGCCGTGATCCAGCACATCCTCGATGGTCGCGGCAGCGCGATCGGAAGCCACTTCTCACCCACCGAAATCGGCTATCTGCATCTGGCCGACCGCTACCCCCACGACCCCGGTCGCGCCAGGGCATTGCTGGCGGAGGCCGGCATCGAGGGTCGCCTCAGGCTCAAGCTGAGCTTGCCGCCCACCCCTTACGCGCGGGACGGCGGGCAACTGCTCGTGCAACAACTCGCCGCAATCGGCATCGACACGGACGTGGAACTGGTCAGCTGGGCCGAATGGCTGAACGGCGCATTCAAGGGCGACTTCGAGCTGACGCTGATCAACCACGTCGAGCCGCTCGACTACGACATCTACACCGACCCGTCCTACTACTTCGGCTACGACAGCGCCGATTTCCGCGCGCTGGTCGAGGCCCACCGCAACGCCGACAACCCCCGCCAGCGCAACCGCCTGCTTGCCGACATCCAGCGCAAGTTGGCGGACGATGCCGTCAATGCCTGGATCTATGCGCCGCAGGTGTCCACCGTGGCACGCAAGGGGCTGGAAGGGCTGTGGGTGAACTATCCGATCTACGTCCATGATCTCGCCGCACTGCGGTGGCGCTGA